One part of the Thermococcus radiotolerans genome encodes these proteins:
- a CDS encoding cation:proton antiporter, which produces MESVTWLLFALGLSLILAKIGDSIIERYELPGVLGELLMGMILGNLVYFGIVAPQYLPIVSGEAFTTDMTVVANFLAKLGIIFLLFLGALDADLEQLKKTGLTATVSTVLGVFVPLVLGWFALMEMGYPSREAFAGGVLLTATSIGLTVRVMMDLGVLKSEVGAASLSASVMDDFLGIALVIFAVGSGGLLELSVKIVAFFILTGVIWWFLVDYYIKFAERLHVEKGILGAVLGMMFLFAALAEGWFAAAIEGAFMMGLVLSKLPEGKRIMEDVKAIGYGLLIPFFFVHTGAMLNLTVFENANALILAAVLTAVAVFGKVLGRGFGAWITAWGRGRDFLFTKKNFQMSLQMGIGSVPRTEVALVDLMVAIHGGAISPEHAPEFIAATLIFITISVLITPPLLKWAFREEIEATRAQRTSAKVERIESTKKRIKELKEAQ; this is translated from the coding sequence ATGGAGAGCGTAACGTGGCTTCTCTTCGCCCTTGGACTCTCGCTAATCCTCGCGAAGATAGGGGACAGCATCATTGAACGCTACGAGCTCCCGGGAGTCCTCGGAGAGCTGCTGATGGGAATGATACTCGGGAACCTGGTCTACTTCGGCATAGTCGCGCCCCAGTACCTCCCGATAGTCAGCGGGGAGGCCTTCACCACGGACATGACGGTGGTGGCCAACTTCCTCGCCAAGCTGGGCATAATATTCCTCCTGTTTCTCGGTGCCCTCGATGCCGACCTTGAACAGCTCAAGAAGACGGGCCTCACGGCCACCGTCTCGACGGTTCTCGGTGTCTTCGTCCCCCTCGTCCTCGGCTGGTTTGCCCTTATGGAGATGGGCTATCCTAGCAGGGAGGCCTTCGCGGGCGGCGTTCTCCTCACCGCGACCAGCATCGGCCTGACCGTCAGGGTGATGATGGATCTGGGGGTTCTCAAAAGTGAGGTTGGCGCGGCCTCCCTGAGTGCGAGCGTTATGGACGACTTTCTGGGCATAGCCCTCGTCATCTTCGCCGTCGGAAGCGGCGGCCTTCTGGAGCTCTCGGTTAAAATCGTGGCGTTCTTCATTCTCACCGGTGTCATCTGGTGGTTCCTCGTCGATTATTATATAAAGTTCGCCGAGAGGCTTCACGTGGAGAAGGGAATCCTCGGAGCGGTTCTCGGGATGATGTTCCTCTTCGCGGCTTTGGCTGAAGGCTGGTTCGCTGCGGCCATCGAGGGTGCGTTCATGATGGGCCTCGTCCTCTCGAAGCTCCCCGAAGGAAAGCGTATCATGGAGGACGTGAAGGCCATCGGTTACGGCCTGCTTATACCGTTCTTCTTCGTCCACACGGGGGCGATGCTAAACCTCACGGTCTTCGAGAACGCCAACGCCCTGATCCTCGCTGCCGTCCTCACCGCTGTCGCCGTTTTCGGAAAGGTCCTTGGAAGGGGATTTGGAGCATGGATAACCGCCTGGGGACGTGGAAGGGACTTCCTCTTCACAAAGAAGAACTTCCAGATGTCGCTCCAGATGGGCATCGGTTCGGTTCCGAGGACTGAAGTTGCGCTCGTTGACCTGATGGTGGCAATCCACGGGGGCGCGATAAGTCCCGAGCACGCCCCGGAGTTCATAGCGGCGACCCTGATATTCATAACAATCTCGGTGCTGATAACCCCACCGCTCCTCAAGTGGGCGTTCAGGGAAGAGATAGAGGCAACAAGGGCGCAGAGGACCAGTGCAAAGGTCGAGAGGATAGAGAGCACGAAGAAGAGGATAAAAGAACTAAAGGAAGCCCAATAG
- a CDS encoding right-handed parallel beta-helix repeat-containing protein, with protein MRAKLGIAIMMTVLVLISFPDFLEANSAGTVTPIPVNSCIIINQSGYYILTEDITESGDMTCILITASNVVFDGMGHRVGGLGNYHTVGVYAQGSDTLVNVTVRNLVVSEWFHGIYYKNVRTGKIENNTVTSTYGVGIFLWDSTGLTVRNNTVSSNYAEGIFLHNSSHSVVVNNSASFDYDGIILSALSNFNIVSGNNASSNTNKGISIDGSSNNTLTRNYVGGNGYVGIFLQRAMGNRIAENKIISNRDHGIQLTSSRNNSIVGNDVRLNGRDGICLELSTHNSISENRVTENLFRGVSLWRSSGYNTVANNTIRTNNEAGISIDSSNGNTIVHNNVSSNKYGINIIFSEDNLIYDNYFNNPKNAQADRQNRWNIEKTAGTNIIGGPCLGGNYWSDYSGRDTDGDGFGDTMLPYTSGGNILRGGDYLPLVPVTGTASCTPATTTSTTSPSSTASSTTTTSSTSTVSPSTTTPPTSTPPISSSTTTSEESGSTTQSTSGKAPTICGPVLLSGLALIPIIFGKLKQKK; from the coding sequence ATGAGGGCAAAGCTCGGAATTGCGATCATGATGACGGTTCTGGTTTTGATATCTTTTCCAGACTTTTTGGAGGCAAACTCCGCGGGCACTGTTACCCCAATCCCCGTGAACTCATGCATCATCATAAACCAGTCCGGATACTACATCCTCACAGAGGACATAACCGAAAGCGGGGATATGACGTGTATTCTGATAACCGCCAGCAACGTTGTTTTTGACGGCATGGGCCATAGAGTCGGCGGATTGGGAAACTATCACACGGTCGGTGTTTATGCTCAAGGTTCAGACACCTTGGTCAACGTCACCGTTAGGAACTTGGTAGTCTCCGAATGGTTCCATGGAATATACTACAAAAACGTCAGGACTGGGAAAATCGAGAACAACACAGTAACATCGACCTATGGGGTGGGGATATTCCTGTGGGACTCCACCGGACTAACAGTGAGGAATAACACCGTAAGCTCAAACTATGCCGAGGGTATATTTCTCCACAATTCCAGCCACAGCGTTGTGGTAAACAACAGTGCGAGCTTCGATTACGATGGGATAATCCTCAGCGCCCTGAGTAACTTCAACATCGTTTCGGGAAACAACGCAAGCTCAAACACCAACAAAGGCATCTCCATAGACGGTTCAAGCAACAACACCTTAACCCGCAACTATGTGGGTGGAAATGGATACGTGGGCATATTCCTCCAGAGGGCAATGGGGAACAGGATAGCTGAGAACAAGATAATCTCCAACCGCGATCACGGGATTCAGCTCACATCCAGCCGGAACAACTCAATCGTCGGCAACGACGTGAGGCTGAACGGTAGGGACGGAATTTGTCTCGAGTTATCCACCCACAATTCAATCTCGGAGAACAGAGTTACCGAGAACCTCTTCCGTGGAGTCTCCCTCTGGAGGTCCAGTGGGTACAACACGGTGGCCAACAACACGATAAGAACTAACAATGAGGCGGGAATATCGATTGATTCATCCAATGGAAACACTATTGTGCACAACAACGTGAGCTCCAACAAATACGGGATTAACATCATCTTCTCCGAAGATAATCTAATCTACGACAACTACTTCAACAACCCAAAGAACGCACAAGCGGATAGACAAAACCGGTGGAACATAGAAAAGACAGCCGGCACAAATATAATCGGCGGCCCCTGCCTTGGAGGCAATTACTGGAGCGACTACTCCGGTAGGGATACTGACGGGGATGGCTTTGGGGACACCATGCTGCCGTACACCTCCGGGGGAAACATTCTGCGCGGTGGAGACTACCTGCCCCTTGTTCCGGTGACTGGAACCGCATCCTGCACCCCTGCCACGACCACATCAACAACCTCTCCTTCATCAACGGCTTCATCCACGACTACCACCTCCTCTACGAGCACAGTTAGTCCCTCGACCACAACACCACCAACGTCAACCCCCCCAATTAGCAGTTCAACGACGACTTCGGAGGAAAGTGGAAGCACAACCCAGAGCACCAGTGGAAAAGCGCCGACCATATGCGGTCCCGTCTTACTGTCGGGATTGGCACTAATCCCCATCATCTTCGGAAAACTGAAACAGAAGAAGTAA
- a CDS encoding TIGR00375 family protein yields the protein MQVDADLHIHSRYSKAVSKAMTIPNLAENARFKGLGIVGTGDILNPKWEEELLRYTEKVDEGTYERNGIRFLLTAEVEDNRRIHHVLIFPSISTVREMREELRKYSGDIDTEGRPRVNLPASEIADIANELGVLIGPAHAFTPWTALYKEYNSLREAYQGAKVQFLELGLSADSEMADRIKAHHSLTYLSNSDAHSPMPHRLGREFNRFEVEDATFEEIRKAILKRGGRKIVLNAGLDPRLGKYHLTACSRCYAKYSPEEARAFKWKCPKCGGRIKKGVHDRILELADTEERPKDRPPYLRLAPLAEIIAMVVGKGVETKAVRVIWERFLKEFGSEIRVLVDVPLEGLAEVHEEVAKAIWAYREGKLIVIPGGGGKYGEIKLPEEIRRARIEDLEALEVEVPKEEYRPKQTSLMKFLGGSPGAK from the coding sequence ATGCAGGTTGATGCCGACCTCCACATACACTCGCGCTACTCGAAGGCGGTCTCAAAAGCCATGACGATACCGAACCTCGCCGAGAACGCGAGATTCAAGGGGCTCGGGATAGTCGGAACGGGCGATATACTCAACCCGAAGTGGGAGGAGGAGCTGCTTAGGTACACCGAGAAGGTGGACGAGGGGACCTACGAGAGAAACGGAATCCGCTTTCTTCTCACCGCAGAGGTTGAGGATAATCGGCGCATTCACCACGTCCTGATTTTTCCGAGCATCTCCACCGTCCGGGAGATGAGGGAGGAGCTGAGGAAGTACTCGGGGGATATAGACACCGAAGGAAGGCCGAGGGTTAACCTTCCCGCGTCGGAGATAGCTGACATAGCGAACGAGCTCGGCGTCTTGATAGGACCGGCACACGCCTTCACACCCTGGACGGCCCTTTACAAAGAGTACAACAGCCTCAGAGAAGCCTACCAGGGGGCAAAGGTCCAGTTCCTTGAGCTCGGTCTTTCGGCGGATTCGGAGATGGCCGACAGAATCAAGGCCCACCACTCGCTGACCTACCTCAGCAACAGCGATGCCCATTCCCCGATGCCCCACCGCCTCGGAAGGGAGTTCAATCGCTTTGAAGTGGAGGACGCGACATTCGAGGAGATACGGAAGGCCATTCTGAAGAGGGGAGGTAGAAAAATCGTCCTCAACGCCGGCCTAGACCCCAGACTGGGCAAGTACCACCTCACGGCATGCTCACGCTGTTATGCAAAGTATTCGCCAGAGGAGGCGCGGGCATTCAAGTGGAAGTGCCCGAAGTGCGGCGGCAGGATAAAGAAGGGCGTTCACGACAGAATCCTCGAACTGGCCGACACGGAGGAGAGACCGAAGGACAGGCCGCCCTACCTCCGCCTAGCCCCCTTGGCGGAGATAATCGCGATGGTGGTAGGGAAAGGAGTCGAGACGAAGGCAGTCCGCGTGATTTGGGAGCGCTTTTTGAAGGAGTTCGGGAGCGAGATAAGGGTTCTCGTCGACGTCCCGCTGGAGGGTCTGGCGGAGGTTCACGAGGAGGTTGCGAAGGCCATCTGGGCCTACAGGGAGGGCAAGCTGATAGTAATCCCCGGCGGTGGCGGAAAGTACGGCGAGATTAAGCTGCCGGAGGAGATAAGAAGGGCCAGAATAGAGGACCTCGAAGCCCTTGAGGTCGAAGTTCCAAAGGAGGAATACCGGCCGAAGCAGACGAGCCTCATGAAGTTCCTCGGGGGAAGCCCCGGGGCTAAGTGA
- a CDS encoding lysylphosphatidylglycerol synthase transmembrane domain-containing protein, producing the protein MLESLATSAQQYFSVVVSASLKYLILAFLTYYVSVVLYGIRWKLVLRGVGRDAPLHELVKAILASIFMNNVTPMSRSGGELLRMAWVSKKANIPTGVSAVSIVYERILETIPIFALFLVGMMYFSSGEPLPFIILGIAGVILVWIKWDAFVRLSLRIFRTPVTDEEMKKITALRSMHSLNMAAVLLSSTVWLLDVVRLKLIALAFGLDLAWSFIAVISIANLLFGLVAFTPGGVGIIEGGLVGTLTYFGIPMALAVSITLLERFVSYVASSLVGLAVLLTSGGVEIWKALRSQ; encoded by the coding sequence ATGCTAGAGAGCCTTGCGACGTCAGCACAGCAGTATTTTTCAGTGGTCGTTAGCGCGTCCCTCAAGTACCTCATCTTAGCCTTTCTCACGTACTACGTGAGCGTCGTTCTCTACGGCATCCGCTGGAAGCTCGTTCTGAGGGGCGTCGGTAGGGACGCACCCCTCCATGAGCTCGTCAAGGCCATACTCGCCTCGATTTTCATGAACAACGTCACCCCCATGAGCCGGAGTGGCGGGGAGCTGCTCAGGATGGCGTGGGTTTCCAAAAAGGCGAACATCCCCACTGGAGTTTCGGCGGTCAGCATAGTCTACGAGCGCATACTGGAGACCATTCCGATATTCGCCCTCTTCCTTGTTGGCATGATGTACTTCTCATCCGGGGAGCCCCTCCCGTTCATAATCCTCGGCATAGCCGGCGTGATTCTGGTATGGATTAAGTGGGACGCCTTTGTGAGGCTCTCACTCCGCATCTTCAGAACCCCCGTGACCGATGAGGAGATGAAAAAGATAACCGCACTCCGGAGCATGCACAGCCTCAACATGGCGGCGGTGCTGCTCAGCTCCACAGTCTGGCTCCTCGACGTCGTCAGACTGAAGCTCATAGCCCTTGCATTCGGCCTTGACTTGGCATGGAGCTTCATAGCGGTGATTTCAATCGCGAACCTCCTCTTTGGCCTTGTCGCATTCACTCCAGGGGGCGTGGGAATAATCGAAGGGGGTCTTGTTGGAACACTCACGTACTTCGGTATTCCGATGGCGCTCGCGGTTTCAATAACCCTCCTGGAGCGCTTTGTCTCGTACGTCGCCAGCAGTCTAGTGGGACTAGCGGTTCTCCTGACGTCCGGAGGGGTCGAGATATGGAAAGCCTTAAGATCGCAATAG
- a CDS encoding chloride channel protein: MVSKRQYLKKWGIVIAFSILAGLVGGLGAIVFRLAIGLVHGFFFGWLLPNVSYEVGGVNLGYILLPTLGALVVTLFVIECPEIKGNGIPEVIEAVIFKGGNIPGRFAVLKTIATAITIGSGGSVGREGPIGFIGASLTSILARWFNLSREMKKLLVTCGLAAGIAGTFNTPLAGAMFALEVVYMGAFSINLVPIFIAAVTGNALTLAVLNRAVEIDIPGNIGHTLPELPLFFLLGLGLGLLAAFYARFLYRMVDGFSESKIPETLKPAIGGFGVGVLGMLFPIYGIFGIGYEGMRMAFYGELAIGLLVTLGLVKMLATALTIGSGQSGGVFAPSLYIGTMFGAAFGEVVRFLFPGLGSNPAVYALAGMAAFFSGMTQAPITQILMVTELTRSYAVLPPVMTSATIGFLTARFFLKGESIYTLKLIRKGYHVKTGKPVILETISVGEIMSREPVYVTENQTLFDVEHLIGETGHDCFPVVNEKMEVVGIVGIKDILKKSPSVKRMPVKRFIRRPYGVTYPTETAEDAFEKLMAYDQNLLPVVESPENRRLIGVVTKRDIYRAYYRGLEGMYIE; the protein is encoded by the coding sequence ATGGTGTCGAAACGGCAGTACCTCAAAAAGTGGGGAATTGTCATAGCTTTTTCAATTCTGGCCGGCCTAGTTGGCGGCTTGGGGGCGATAGTCTTCAGGCTGGCCATAGGCCTAGTTCACGGCTTCTTCTTCGGATGGCTCCTTCCGAACGTTTCCTACGAGGTGGGCGGCGTCAACCTCGGCTACATACTCCTGCCAACGCTCGGTGCGCTGGTGGTTACGCTCTTCGTTATCGAGTGCCCCGAGATTAAGGGAAACGGCATCCCCGAGGTTATAGAGGCGGTTATATTCAAGGGCGGCAACATACCTGGGAGGTTCGCGGTTTTGAAGACGATAGCCACCGCGATAACCATAGGCTCCGGCGGCAGCGTGGGACGTGAGGGGCCGATAGGATTCATCGGGGCTTCCCTGACCTCCATTCTGGCACGCTGGTTCAACCTATCGAGGGAGATGAAAAAACTCCTGGTCACCTGCGGTCTGGCGGCAGGCATAGCCGGCACCTTCAACACCCCGCTCGCGGGGGCGATGTTTGCCCTGGAGGTCGTCTACATGGGGGCTTTCTCGATAAACCTCGTGCCCATATTCATCGCCGCCGTCACAGGAAACGCCCTGACGCTCGCCGTCCTCAACAGGGCGGTGGAGATAGACATCCCCGGAAACATCGGACATACACTCCCAGAACTCCCCCTCTTCTTTCTCCTTGGGCTGGGTCTCGGCCTTCTGGCGGCGTTCTACGCGCGGTTCCTCTACCGCATGGTTGACGGTTTCTCCGAGTCCAAGATACCCGAAACCCTGAAGCCCGCGATAGGCGGCTTCGGAGTCGGCGTTCTTGGAATGCTGTTCCCCATCTACGGTATATTCGGGATAGGCTACGAAGGCATGAGGATGGCGTTCTACGGTGAGCTGGCGATTGGACTGCTCGTGACCCTCGGGCTGGTTAAGATGCTGGCCACCGCCCTGACGATAGGCTCAGGCCAGAGCGGCGGTGTCTTCGCCCCGAGCCTCTACATAGGAACGATGTTTGGAGCTGCCTTTGGGGAGGTCGTGAGGTTCCTTTTCCCCGGCCTCGGCTCGAACCCTGCCGTCTACGCCCTGGCTGGAATGGCGGCCTTCTTCAGCGGCATGACGCAGGCCCCAATCACCCAGATACTCATGGTAACGGAACTCACTAGGAGCTACGCCGTTCTCCCCCCGGTGATGACCTCCGCCACTATAGGCTTTCTAACGGCCAGGTTCTTCCTCAAGGGGGAGTCCATCTACACCCTCAAGCTCATCAGAAAGGGCTACCACGTGAAAACCGGAAAGCCCGTCATCCTCGAAACCATATCCGTCGGCGAGATAATGAGCCGCGAGCCGGTTTACGTCACCGAGAACCAGACGCTCTTTGACGTGGAGCATCTGATAGGCGAAACCGGCCATGACTGCTTCCCTGTGGTCAACGAGAAAATGGAGGTAGTGGGCATAGTCGGCATAAAGGACATCCTGAAAAAATCTCCGAGCGTTAAGCGGATGCCTGTGAAGCGGTTTATCCGCCGGCCCTACGGGGTTACGTACCCGACGGAGACGGCCGAGGATGCCTTCGAGAAGCTCATGGCCTACGACCAGAACCTCCTCCCCGTGGTCGAGAGCCCCGAGAACAGGAGGCTCATCGGAGTCGTGACCAAAAGGGACATATACCGCGCCTACTACCGCGGTCTGGAGGGAATGTACATCGAATGA
- the speB gene encoding agmatinase has translation MDFLYTYETLKLEFPLIEPEEARFAIMGVPFDGTTSFKPGARFGPTLIRHATLNLESYIIDYDVDIAELPIADIGDVAVVAGDPRKTADRVRETVEELKRANPNVIPILLGGEHSQTLGAVEALKPASYVVFDAHLDLRESYEDNPYNHACVARRIHELGVREAMFGIRSGTREEVEYAEREGIAWVHARDYDFDAFVELVKPLPEPVYLSVDIDAFDLSLVPSTGTPEAGGLRFWEVVEAMEWLVENKRIAGFDIMEVAGSELGDVTALTAAKLLFHFIGAMGKEKP, from the coding sequence ATGGACTTCCTGTACACCTACGAGACACTCAAGCTGGAGTTTCCCCTCATTGAACCGGAGGAGGCAAGGTTTGCAATCATGGGCGTCCCCTTCGATGGAACGACCAGCTTCAAGCCCGGCGCGAGGTTCGGCCCGACGCTCATCAGGCACGCGACGCTCAACCTCGAGAGCTACATCATTGACTACGACGTTGACATAGCGGAACTTCCCATAGCGGACATTGGGGACGTCGCCGTTGTAGCTGGCGATCCCCGTAAGACCGCTGACCGGGTTAGGGAGACCGTTGAGGAGCTCAAGCGCGCCAATCCCAACGTTATCCCGATACTCCTCGGCGGCGAGCACTCCCAGACCCTTGGAGCCGTTGAGGCGCTTAAGCCTGCCAGCTACGTCGTCTTCGATGCCCACCTCGACCTGCGCGAGAGTTACGAGGACAACCCATACAACCACGCCTGTGTGGCGAGGAGAATACACGAGCTGGGAGTCAGGGAAGCCATGTTCGGGATAAGGAGCGGCACGAGGGAGGAGGTCGAGTACGCGGAGAGGGAAGGTATAGCGTGGGTGCACGCGAGGGACTACGACTTTGATGCATTCGTCGAGCTGGTGAAGCCCCTCCCTGAGCCGGTCTACCTCTCGGTTGACATAGACGCGTTTGACCTCTCACTGGTTCCGTCAACGGGAACCCCTGAAGCCGGTGGTTTGAGGTTCTGGGAAGTCGTCGAAGCCATGGAGTGGCTCGTGGAGAACAAGAGAATAGCCGGCTTTGACATAATGGAGGTTGCGGGGAGTGAACTCGGCGACGTAACGGCTCTAACGGCGGCAAAGCTGCTGTTCCATTTCATAGGGGCGATGGGAAAAGAGAAACCATGA
- the galT gene encoding galactose-1-phosphate uridylyltransferase: MRELRYNPLTGQWVMVSAVRRKRPWRPRNFCPFCPGNEETGYGWEVLLLPNRFPMLSFDAPRPERDGFYRKARALGQCSVIVETPEHDLGDLDELSLDAMTLVVELWKNITAELKKNPRVAYVSIFRNKGKEIGVSLIHPHGQLYATPFIPLKVRLKIENSRGYFKRTGECLFCRILREELESERAIYENESFAIFLPFFANWPFEVHIYPKRHVQWLTQLTEEELKDLADALRTATGTLNTVLGRDMPYTMMLYQAPFKGNYNFYHLHIEFYPILRENGRIKYAAGIEMGTWDFTYDGIPEENAEKLKDACRKVIKRTGARGRCFT, translated from the coding sequence ATGCGGGAGCTGAGATACAATCCCCTGACCGGTCAGTGGGTCATGGTCTCGGCGGTGAGGAGAAAACGCCCCTGGAGGCCGAGGAACTTCTGCCCCTTCTGTCCCGGAAACGAGGAAACCGGTTACGGCTGGGAGGTTCTCCTCCTCCCGAACAGGTTTCCGATGCTGTCCTTCGATGCCCCCAGGCCCGAGCGAGATGGGTTCTACAGGAAGGCAAGGGCGCTCGGCCAGTGCAGTGTTATCGTCGAAACCCCTGAGCACGACCTTGGAGACCTCGACGAGCTGTCCCTCGATGCCATGACCCTGGTTGTTGAATTATGGAAAAACATAACCGCAGAACTGAAGAAAAATCCCCGCGTTGCCTACGTCTCAATCTTCCGAAACAAGGGGAAAGAAATCGGCGTTAGCCTGATCCACCCCCATGGCCAGCTCTACGCGACACCCTTCATACCCCTCAAGGTTCGCCTCAAAATCGAGAACTCGAGGGGATACTTCAAACGTACCGGCGAGTGCCTCTTCTGCAGGATTCTGCGCGAGGAGCTGGAAAGTGAGAGGGCGATATACGAGAACGAAAGCTTTGCAATCTTCCTGCCCTTCTTCGCGAACTGGCCCTTTGAGGTTCACATCTACCCCAAAAGACACGTTCAGTGGCTCACCCAGCTGACGGAGGAAGAGCTCAAGGATTTGGCCGACGCGCTCAGAACTGCGACCGGAACCCTCAACACCGTCCTGGGAAGGGACATGCCCTACACCATGATGCTCTACCAGGCGCCGTTCAAGGGAAATTACAATTTCTACCACCTCCACATCGAGTTCTACCCAATCCTGCGGGAGAACGGCAGAATCAAGTACGCCGCGGGGATAGAGATGGGAACTTGGGACTTTACCTATGATGGAATTCCCGAGGAGAATGCAGAGAAGCTGAAGGATGCCTGCAGAAAGGTGATAAAAAGAACTGGCGCGAGGGGAAGGTGCTTCACTTAG
- a CDS encoding thiamine-phosphate kinase: MEREIIELFKRHLKLQGDLPLGDDAGAIRLGDEWVVATNDMLVRKTDVPDIMTPEQVGFKVVTMNVSDIAAMGARPVGFLFSLGVPQDIEMEYLEGVAEGIGKALEFYEVPVLSADTNEADDLIIDGIALGRTKRLLTRSGAKPGDLVCVTGDIGRALAGLLVWRRGLDVPEKIREPIYEKLLEPRARVQEGIELSGVANAAIDISDGLSKELHLLAEMSGVRIEVEAQKLPIRDEVGAVAEALGLDPIEMALASGEEFELIFTIPASLLDECPVRCTVIGRVLEGAGVYITIDGKRQEMPVLGWEHLNWGVKGTYRTMFR; this comes from the coding sequence GTGGAGAGGGAGATAATCGAGCTCTTCAAAAGGCACCTCAAGCTCCAGGGCGACCTGCCGCTGGGGGACGATGCAGGCGCGATCCGACTCGGTGACGAATGGGTAGTCGCCACCAACGACATGCTAGTGAGAAAAACGGACGTGCCGGATATAATGACGCCCGAGCAGGTGGGCTTCAAGGTCGTCACCATGAACGTGAGCGACATCGCGGCTATGGGAGCGAGACCGGTGGGGTTTCTCTTCTCACTGGGCGTTCCGCAGGATATTGAGATGGAATATCTAGAGGGCGTTGCGGAGGGGATAGGAAAGGCCCTCGAGTTCTATGAAGTCCCCGTTCTCAGCGCCGATACGAACGAGGCGGACGATTTGATAATAGACGGAATCGCCCTCGGAAGGACGAAGAGACTCCTCACCCGGAGCGGGGCAAAGCCTGGCGACCTGGTCTGCGTGACCGGTGATATCGGCAGAGCCCTAGCGGGGCTTCTCGTGTGGAGACGCGGCCTCGACGTGCCGGAAAAGATAAGGGAACCCATCTATGAGAAGCTCCTTGAACCGAGGGCGAGGGTTCAGGAGGGAATCGAACTGAGCGGGGTTGCAAACGCGGCGATTGACATAAGCGACGGCCTGAGCAAGGAACTGCACCTCCTAGCCGAGATGAGCGGGGTGAGAATAGAGGTCGAAGCCCAGAAGCTGCCGATTCGGGATGAGGTGGGGGCGGTGGCCGAGGCCCTGGGGCTGGACCCGATTGAGATGGCCCTCGCGAGCGGGGAGGAGTTCGAGCTGATTTTCACCATCCCCGCAAGCCTGCTGGACGAATGCCCCGTGCGATGCACCGTCATTGGAAGGGTCCTTGAAGGGGCGGGAGTTTACATTACCATCGATGGAAAAAGACAGGAGATGCCCGTTCTGGGCTGGGAACACCTTAACTGGGGTGTAAAAGGGACGTATAGAACGATGTTCCGATAA
- a CDS encoding CBS domain-containing protein encodes MAVEVESALERFHSLKLADIMPRFETMPVVTADSDLLNVLKILRTRHHVWVVDSRENMKLVGVIRYIDVIDVLLPPEAHRFKLGMTSKTMRSMLGGATKAEDVAERHVLTVEEDATVLDALMKMRKYRIQVLAVVKDGKLVGEVSLRILIDELLRLLRVGGAQWRA; translated from the coding sequence ATGGCCGTGGAAGTCGAGTCCGCCCTCGAGAGATTCCACTCACTTAAACTGGCCGATATAATGCCGAGATTCGAAACGATGCCCGTGGTAACGGCCGATTCCGACCTCCTCAACGTCCTCAAGATACTCAGAACCAGACACCACGTTTGGGTGGTTGACAGCAGGGAGAACATGAAGTTAGTGGGAGTCATCAGGTACATAGACGTCATAGACGTCCTCCTGCCGCCGGAGGCCCACAGATTCAAGCTGGGAATGACGAGCAAAACCATGCGCTCGATGCTCGGTGGTGCCACGAAGGCGGAGGACGTTGCCGAGAGGCACGTGCTGACGGTGGAGGAAGACGCAACGGTTCTCGACGCACTGATGAAGATGCGCAAGTACAGGATTCAAGTGCTGGCGGTCGTAAAGGATGGCAAGCTGGTGGGAGAGGTGAGTCTCCGCATACTGATAGACGAGCTGCTTAGACTGCTGCGGGTGGGTGGTGCCCAATGGAGAGCGTAA